One window of the Pseudofrankia sp. DC12 genome contains the following:
- a CDS encoding response regulator transcription factor, whose product MSVRVLLADDQPLMLVALTILIGDTDDLEVVGQAGDGREAMRLVRELRPDVVVMDIRMPGMDGIEATRQTTAEPDPPRVLVLTTFDDDEYVYGALRAGASGFLLKSMALDAILDAIRVVAAGDALIAPSVTRRLIADFAGTSGSAAPDDAEPAADSSLIAEITDREREVLALVGQGLSNTEIAERLVISAATAKTHVARLFAKLEARDRVHLAIIAYETGLVPRRR is encoded by the coding sequence ATGAGCGTGCGCGTCCTGCTCGCCGACGACCAGCCCCTGATGCTGGTCGCGCTCACGATCCTGATCGGCGACACCGACGACCTGGAGGTGGTCGGCCAGGCCGGCGACGGCCGCGAGGCGATGCGCCTGGTGCGTGAGCTGCGGCCGGACGTCGTGGTGATGGACATCCGCATGCCGGGCATGGACGGCATCGAGGCGACCCGGCAGACGACCGCCGAGCCGGACCCGCCCAGGGTGCTCGTGCTGACAACCTTTGACGACGACGAGTACGTCTACGGCGCACTGCGCGCCGGCGCCAGCGGATTCCTTCTCAAGAGCATGGCCCTGGACGCGATCCTGGACGCGATCCGCGTAGTGGCGGCCGGCGACGCGCTGATCGCGCCGAGCGTGACCCGACGGCTGATCGCGGACTTCGCCGGAACGTCCGGCTCTGCGGCCCCCGACGACGCCGAGCCCGCCGCGGACTCGAGTCTCATCGCGGAGATCACCGACCGGGAGCGCGAGGTGCTGGCACTGGTCGGACAGGGACTGTCGAACACTGAGATAGCCGAGCGGCTGGTGATCAGCGCGGCGACGGCGAAGACCCATGTCGCGCGCCTGTTCGCCAAGCTCGAGGCCCGTGACCGCGTCCACCTGGCGATCATCGCCTACGAGACCGGACTCGTGCCGCGTAGGCGGTAG
- a CDS encoding NlpC/P60 family protein gives MQRPRLLLVRAGPETRRRPWRTDPGGIDLPRTAQTQYEAGPVLPPEEPLQIGDLLYYGTATNIHHVAIYIGNGQMITASGRGQVVKIAPYRWQVPRHGRFPR, from the coding sequence GTGCAGCGACCTCGCCTGCTCCTTGTACGTGCGGGGCCTGAAACACGTCGTCGGCCTTGGCGGACGGATCCCGGCGGGATCGACCTACCCCGCACCGCACAGACCCAGTACGAGGCCGGGCCCGTGCTCCCACCCGAGGAACCACTCCAGATTGGCGATCTCCTCTACTACGGCACCGCCACCAACATCCACCACGTCGCGATCTACATCGGAAACGGACAGATGATCACAGCCTCGGGGCGAGGACAAGTAGTGAAAATCGCGCCATACAGGTGGCAAGTACCACGGCATGGGCGCTTTCCGCGCTGA
- a CDS encoding transposase, with the protein MSGTQAWRSAFSTFSRSASARRVHTPSARYADRETDYLRFLSDLTVPPDNNGSEREIRMVKLRQKISGCLRSLTGARQFCALRSYLSTTRKHGIAMLDALRRLAEGRPWLPTERAPALASA; encoded by the coding sequence GTGAGTGGTACCCAGGCATGGCGGTCGGCGTTTTCGACCTTTTCTCGATCGGCATCGGCCCGTAGAGTTCACACACCGTCGGCCCGATACGCCGACCGCGAGACCGACTACCTGCGCTTCCTGTCCGACCTGACGGTGCCACCGGATAACAACGGCAGCGAGCGCGAGATCAGGATGGTCAAGCTCCGCCAGAAGATCTCCGGCTGCCTACGCAGCCTCACCGGCGCCAGACAGTTCTGCGCCCTGCGCAGCTACCTCTCGACGACCCGCAAACACGGGATCGCGATGCTCGACGCGCTGCGCCGCCTCGCCGAGGGCCGCCCCTGGCTACCCACCGAACGAGCCCCCGCCCTCGCTTCGGCTTAA
- a CDS encoding ferredoxin reductase gives MAGPTRVGARMAWRTGRLVEILDETPSARTLVLDVPGWPGHLAGQRVDIRLTAEDGYRASRAYSLAAPADGDRVEVTIQRVPDGEVSPYLVEVFSVGDPVELRGPVGGWFVWDPAGPPDPVLLVAGGSGIVPLMAMIRARRAAASRVPFRLVYSVRGPDDAYYATELRRRAPADGGLDVTYVYTRAVPTGWPAPPRRITSADLGAAGWPADLEPLCFVCGPTGFVEAVAGQLVGQGHDPGRIRTERFGPTGR, from the coding sequence ATGGCCGGGCCGACGCGGGTCGGGGCCAGGATGGCGTGGCGGACCGGCCGTCTCGTCGAGATCCTCGACGAGACGCCGAGCGCGCGGACGCTGGTCCTGGACGTGCCGGGCTGGCCGGGGCACCTGGCCGGGCAGCGGGTCGACATCCGGCTGACGGCCGAGGACGGCTACCGGGCGTCACGGGCCTACTCGCTGGCCGCGCCCGCGGACGGCGACCGGGTCGAGGTCACCATCCAGCGGGTGCCCGACGGCGAGGTCTCGCCCTACCTGGTCGAGGTGTTCTCGGTCGGCGACCCGGTGGAGCTGCGCGGGCCGGTTGGCGGGTGGTTCGTCTGGGATCCCGCCGGACCGCCGGACCCGGTGCTGCTGGTCGCCGGCGGCTCCGGGATCGTCCCGCTGATGGCCATGATCCGGGCCCGCCGCGCCGCCGCGAGCCGGGTGCCGTTCCGCCTCGTGTACTCGGTGCGCGGCCCGGACGACGCCTACTACGCGACCGAGCTGCGCCGCCGCGCGCCCGCGGACGGCGGCCTCGACGTCACCTACGTCTACACCCGGGCCGTTCCGACGGGCTGGCCAGCCCCGCCACGGCGGATCACCTCGGCCGACCTCGGCGCGGCGGGCTGGCCGGCGGATCTCGAACCGCTGTGCTTCGTCTGCGGGCCGACGGGCTTCGTCGAGGCGGTCGCCGGCCAGCTCGTCGGCCAGGGCCACGACCCCGGCCGGATCCGGACCGAGCGGTTCGGGCCGACGGGCCGGTAG
- a CDS encoding sulfite oxidase-like oxidoreductase has product MGIVSPGFHGRRRGNTALPPGQYEEEDFPVLSAGPTPRVPTDRWQFTITSETGERYSWSWAEFQALPQETPTVDIHCVTRWSKFATTWTGISLDTLFEDVETAADYAMIHSYGGYTTNLPLEDLLDGQAWVAHRYDGEDLDPEHGGPARLLVPHLYFWKSAKWVRGIQLMPEDSPGFWEAAGYHDRGDPWREERYQGD; this is encoded by the coding sequence ATGGGAATCGTCTCGCCGGGATTTCACGGGCGGCGCCGGGGCAACACCGCACTGCCGCCCGGCCAGTACGAGGAAGAGGACTTCCCGGTGCTCTCGGCCGGGCCGACGCCACGGGTGCCGACGGACCGGTGGCAGTTCACGATCACCAGCGAGACCGGCGAGCGGTACTCGTGGAGCTGGGCCGAATTCCAGGCGCTGCCCCAGGAGACGCCGACGGTCGACATCCACTGCGTCACCCGCTGGTCGAAGTTCGCCACCACCTGGACGGGTATCTCGCTGGACACCCTGTTCGAGGACGTCGAGACGGCCGCGGACTACGCGATGATCCACTCCTACGGCGGCTACACCACGAACCTGCCATTGGAGGACCTGCTCGACGGCCAGGCCTGGGTGGCGCACCGGTACGACGGCGAGGACCTCGACCCCGAGCACGGCGGCCCGGCCCGGCTGCTCGTCCCGCACCTGTACTTCTGGAAGTCGGCCAAGTGGGTGCGCGGTATCCAGCTCATGCCGGAGGACTCGCCCGGCTTCTGGGAGGCGGCCGGCTACCACGACCGCGGCGACCCCTGGCGGGAGGAGCGCTACCAGGGCGACTGA
- a CDS encoding ABC transporter ATP-binding protein, with amino-acid sequence MTNAPMIALQDATKKYDEGPPALAGVTLSVASGDYVAILGHSGSGKSTLLNLIAGLDKPSSGTVTVDGTRVDQLGEAGSAKYRRASIGMIFQFFNLLDDLTVLDNVMVPAQLAGMGKAEAKRRAVELLGSLGIDRHAKAYPQRLSGGQRQRVAVARALMNRPALLLADEPTGALDSSSAEDVRRLLLDLNAEGQTILLVTHDTQLAADTARRTVELVDGAVERDVVNHGSGAGLAARTPLTRPAGEAR; translated from the coding sequence ATGACGAATGCACCGATGATCGCTCTCCAAGACGCGACAAAGAAATATGACGAGGGCCCGCCAGCGCTGGCCGGTGTGACCTTGTCCGTGGCGTCCGGTGATTACGTGGCGATCCTCGGCCATTCCGGCAGCGGGAAGTCCACGCTGCTGAATCTGATCGCCGGTCTGGACAAGCCTTCCAGTGGCACCGTGACCGTCGACGGCACCCGCGTCGACCAGCTCGGTGAGGCCGGTTCGGCGAAGTACCGCCGGGCCTCGATCGGCATGATCTTCCAGTTCTTCAATCTGCTCGACGATCTGACCGTGTTGGACAACGTCATGGTTCCGGCACAGCTGGCCGGGATGGGCAAGGCCGAAGCGAAGCGGCGGGCCGTCGAGCTGCTCGGCTCGCTGGGCATCGACCGGCACGCCAAGGCCTACCCGCAGCGGCTGTCCGGCGGGCAACGGCAGCGGGTGGCGGTGGCCAGGGCCCTGATGAACAGGCCGGCGCTGCTGCTGGCCGACGAGCCGACCGGCGCTCTGGACTCGAGCTCGGCCGAGGACGTGCGGCGGCTGCTGCTGGACCTGAACGCCGAGGGCCAGACCATCCTGCTGGTCACCCACGACACCCAGCTGGCCGCGGACACCGCGCGCCGCACTGTCGAGTTGGTGGACGGCGCGGTCGAGCGGGACGTCGTCAACCACGGCAGCGGTGCCGGACTGGCCGCCCGCACGCCGCTGACCCGTCCGGCGGGAGAGGCCCGATGA
- a CDS encoding histidine kinase, translating into MEELLQRLSTSKRVTWLMSQPVVLAAAGFYALMLPLTTPSPVDGLFRFPDLGHFQMIGLCVVLALPVLLVRRLPAAVFAAVLGESVLGDIFGARPLVVFILLVALGGYLAARRPKAAAVGSVAGVAAAFVNDVHVHGQSVFGAAQWAGWIALWFAVAWVFGGVYRKRREYLEALQEQTAARTVMAERLRIARELHDSVAHSIGIITVLSGAAARVVETKPEQTRQALTGIETTSRETLLELQRMLGALRRAEPDDAMPQAAPLAPASSLANVPQLAERTADAGVRVHVTWQGEQRPLPPEIELSAFRIIQESVTNVVRHSGARTCRVAVDYEPEGVSIEVVDDGDDGLGGPGRPRSSAAAGGSGFGLLGMRERVTLLSGQFSAGQRPEGGFRVTASLPA; encoded by the coding sequence ATGGAAGAGCTTCTCCAGCGTCTCTCGACATCGAAGCGCGTGACCTGGCTGATGTCACAGCCCGTAGTGCTGGCCGCCGCCGGCTTCTACGCGCTGATGCTCCCCTTGACGACGCCGAGCCCTGTCGACGGCCTGTTCCGGTTCCCCGACCTCGGGCACTTCCAGATGATAGGTCTGTGCGTCGTGCTCGCCCTTCCGGTCCTGCTGGTGCGCCGTCTGCCGGCGGCCGTCTTCGCGGCGGTCCTGGGCGAATCGGTCCTCGGCGACATTTTCGGCGCGCGGCCCTTGGTCGTGTTCATCCTGCTCGTCGCCTTGGGCGGGTACCTCGCCGCCCGGCGGCCGAAGGCTGCCGCCGTCGGCTCCGTCGCGGGCGTCGCGGCCGCGTTCGTCAACGACGTCCACGTCCACGGGCAGTCCGTCTTCGGCGCGGCCCAGTGGGCCGGGTGGATAGCGTTGTGGTTCGCGGTCGCGTGGGTCTTCGGAGGGGTGTATCGCAAACGCCGTGAATACCTCGAAGCCCTGCAGGAGCAGACCGCGGCCCGCACCGTCATGGCCGAGCGGCTGCGGATCGCCCGCGAACTGCACGACAGCGTCGCGCACAGCATCGGGATCATCACGGTGCTGTCGGGAGCGGCGGCGCGGGTCGTGGAGACCAAGCCCGAGCAGACGCGGCAGGCGCTGACCGGCATCGAGACCACCAGCCGGGAGACGCTGCTGGAGCTGCAGCGCATGCTCGGGGCGCTACGCCGCGCCGAGCCGGACGACGCCATGCCGCAGGCCGCTCCGCTGGCGCCGGCCAGCAGCCTGGCCAACGTCCCGCAGCTCGCCGAACGCACGGCCGACGCCGGAGTGCGGGTCCACGTGACCTGGCAGGGCGAGCAGCGTCCGCTGCCGCCGGAGATCGAACTGTCGGCGTTCCGGATCATCCAGGAGTCGGTGACGAACGTGGTGCGGCATTCCGGGGCGCGGACATGCCGGGTCGCGGTCGATTACGAGCCGGAAGGAGTGAGCATCGAGGTGGTGGACGACGGGGACGACGGTCTCGGCGGGCCGGGCCGTCCGAGGTCCTCGGCGGCGGCCGGCGGGAGCGGCTTCGGCCTGCTCGGCATGCGCGAGCGGGTGACGCTGCTGTCCGGCCAGTTCAGCGCCGGCCAACGTCCGGAGGGCGGATTCCGGGTGACGGCGAGCCTCCCGGCATGA
- a CDS encoding ABC transporter permease, with translation MSALGKVVRSGVGRRRLQSLVMALTTFATVTTAVVTVGLLTAVQAPFEHAFSARNGAHLAVQFDSSKVTAAQAAATAHAAGVTEAAGPYPIAAALDTTIGTDCAKSAGNDNGPITVSTRPDLGSTSGMDQLALTRGRWPTSPGEIALPWQDYAADCFGDSVVFSSLPGKPSFKVVGFADSVTNSATGFLTADGFARLTAAGAKSDEQMLYRFAKAGTNADIATDKQAVAAAAPAGAVESGQSYLTAEQQATGNAKAYVPFLIGFGILGLFMSVLIISIVVSGAVASGIRRIGILKSLGFTPSQVARAYTAQAMIPATLGLVLGTVFGNLLAVPILGGATKQFGAASAASATIPLRVSAVVPLGTLLIVGVTALIPALRAGRMPTVRALVVGRAPKAGGGQRAQRLASRLPLPRAMSLGLAQPFARPARTVLVGAAVLFGVVSVTFAVGLETGFNKYLDTSTSGFNVASEIVEPTADVGVPWGLYGPNDPRDPHLDAARVAAALARIPGTKAAFGWGDSGATMVGAPPGGETAKVFTTTGDFSWTGMELLSGRWYSAPGEAVVGDKLASAVGIHVGDDVTVVQQNKQLPLKAVGINFDTNVGDYTVMTDAATFTAAGLTPHIDQFNVELASNVNGVDWSTSAAAALTPLNASVQRNSDGGKNIVVVTMGALVATLTLMMMAVAALGVLSMVVQDTRERAHDLGIFKALGMTPKQTIAMVLTSVSLTGLVAGLIGVPLGVAVEKATLTPMGNAIGRHLPPSVSHVYTAGLLIPLLAGGIVIALLGALLPAGWAARTRTATALRTE, from the coding sequence ATGAGCGCCCTGGGCAAGGTCGTACGCTCCGGCGTGGGCCGGCGCCGCCTGCAGTCCCTCGTCATGGCTCTGACGACGTTCGCGACCGTCACCACCGCGGTGGTGACGGTCGGCCTGCTGACCGCCGTGCAGGCCCCGTTCGAGCACGCCTTCAGTGCTCGGAACGGCGCGCATCTGGCGGTCCAGTTCGACAGTTCGAAGGTCACGGCCGCGCAGGCCGCCGCCACCGCTCACGCCGCCGGCGTCACCGAGGCGGCCGGACCGTACCCGATCGCCGCCGCCCTGGACACGACGATCGGCACGGACTGCGCCAAGAGCGCCGGTAACGACAACGGTCCGATCACCGTCAGCACCCGGCCCGACCTGGGCAGCACCTCCGGAATGGACCAGCTGGCGCTGACCCGGGGGCGCTGGCCGACCAGCCCGGGCGAGATCGCCCTGCCGTGGCAGGACTATGCCGCCGACTGCTTCGGCGATTCGGTGGTGTTCTCCTCCCTGCCGGGCAAGCCGTCGTTCAAGGTCGTCGGCTTCGCCGACTCGGTGACCAACAGCGCGACCGGCTTCCTCACCGCCGACGGTTTCGCGCGGCTCACCGCCGCCGGTGCCAAGTCCGACGAGCAGATGCTCTACCGGTTCGCCAAGGCCGGGACCAACGCCGACATCGCCACCGACAAGCAGGCGGTGGCCGCCGCCGCGCCGGCCGGCGCGGTCGAGAGCGGGCAGTCGTACCTGACCGCGGAGCAGCAGGCGACCGGCAACGCCAAGGCCTACGTGCCGTTCCTGATCGGCTTCGGGATCCTCGGGCTGTTCATGTCGGTGCTGATCATCTCGATCGTGGTCAGCGGGGCTGTGGCCTCGGGAATCCGGCGCATCGGGATTCTGAAGTCGCTGGGCTTCACCCCTTCGCAGGTGGCTCGCGCCTACACCGCGCAGGCCATGATCCCGGCGACACTCGGCCTGGTGCTCGGCACGGTTTTCGGCAACCTCCTGGCCGTGCCGATCCTGGGCGGGGCCACCAAGCAGTTCGGCGCGGCCAGTGCGGCCAGTGCCACGATTCCGTTGCGGGTCAGCGCCGTGGTGCCGCTGGGCACCCTGCTGATCGTCGGCGTCACGGCCTTGATCCCGGCCCTGCGGGCCGGCCGGATGCCGACGGTGCGGGCTCTGGTGGTCGGCCGCGCCCCCAAGGCCGGGGGCGGTCAGAGGGCGCAGCGTCTGGCCTCGCGGCTGCCGCTGCCCCGGGCCATGTCGTTGGGGCTGGCCCAGCCGTTCGCCCGGCCGGCCCGGACCGTCCTGGTCGGTGCGGCGGTGCTGTTCGGCGTCGTGAGTGTCACGTTCGCGGTGGGGCTGGAGACCGGGTTCAACAAGTACCTGGACACCAGTACCTCAGGCTTCAACGTCGCGTCGGAGATCGTGGAACCCACCGCCGACGTAGGGGTGCCCTGGGGTCTCTACGGCCCCAACGACCCGCGCGACCCGCACCTGGATGCCGCCAGGGTGGCCGCCGCGCTCGCTAGGATTCCGGGCACGAAGGCCGCGTTCGGCTGGGGCGACAGCGGCGCGACCATGGTCGGCGCCCCGCCCGGCGGCGAAACGGCGAAGGTGTTCACGACCACCGGCGACTTCTCCTGGACGGGCATGGAGCTGCTGTCCGGCCGCTGGTACTCGGCGCCCGGCGAGGCCGTGGTCGGCGACAAGCTGGCCTCGGCGGTGGGGATCCACGTCGGTGACGACGTCACCGTGGTGCAGCAGAACAAGCAACTGCCGCTGAAGGCCGTCGGCATCAACTTCGACACCAACGTGGGCGACTACACGGTCATGACGGATGCGGCCACCTTCACCGCCGCCGGTCTGACCCCGCACATCGACCAGTTCAACGTCGAGCTGGCCTCGAACGTCAACGGAGTGGACTGGTCCACCTCAGCCGCCGCCGCGCTGACCCCGCTGAACGCCTCGGTCCAGCGGAACTCGGACGGGGGCAAGAACATCGTGGTAGTCACCATGGGCGCCCTGGTGGCCACGCTTACGCTGATGATGATGGCGGTCGCCGCGCTCGGGGTGCTGAGCATGGTTGTGCAGGACACCCGGGAGCGGGCTCATGATCTGGGGATCTTCAAGGCCCTCGGGATGACACCCAAGCAGACCATTGCGATGGTTCTGACCTCGGTGTCCCTCACCGGCCTGGTCGCCGGGCTGATCGGGGTTCCGCTCGGGGTCGCGGTGGAGAAGGCGACGCTGACCCCGATGGGGAACGCGATCGGCCGGCACCTGCCGCCGAGCGTGTCCCACGTCTACACCGCCGGGCTGCTCATCCCCCTGCTGGCCGGCGGGATCGTGATCGCCCTGCTCGGGGCACTGCTGCCGGCCGGCTGGGCGGCACGGACCCGGACCGCCACCGCGCTGCGGACCGAGTAG
- a CDS encoding O-methyltransferase, whose translation MSYELWTAVDHYFEGRLVPADPVLDEALKATAAAGIPSIQVSATQGKLLHLLARLHGAARILEVGTLGGYSTIWLARALPAGGRLVTLEVTPRHAAVATANVARAGLADVVDIRVGPALDTLPKLLAEAAGPFDLVFIDADKVNNPAYFQWAVKLTKPGSVIIVDNVVREGQVANPDSEDPSVVGTRELHDLIAAEPRVSATAIQTVGNKGYDGFTLALVVGE comes from the coding sequence ATGTCGTACGAGCTCTGGACGGCGGTCGACCACTACTTCGAGGGCAGGCTGGTGCCGGCGGACCCGGTCCTGGACGAGGCGCTGAAGGCGACCGCGGCGGCCGGGATCCCGTCAATCCAGGTGTCGGCGACGCAGGGGAAGCTGCTGCACCTGCTGGCGCGGCTCCACGGGGCGGCCAGGATCCTGGAGGTCGGGACGCTGGGCGGCTACAGCACGATCTGGCTGGCCCGGGCTCTGCCGGCCGGCGGGCGGCTCGTCACCCTCGAGGTCACCCCGCGGCACGCCGCCGTCGCGACGGCGAACGTCGCGCGCGCCGGCCTCGCGGACGTCGTCGACATCCGGGTCGGCCCGGCGCTGGACACCCTGCCCAAGCTGCTGGCGGAGGCCGCCGGGCCGTTCGACCTGGTCTTCATCGACGCCGACAAGGTGAACAACCCGGCCTACTTCCAGTGGGCCGTGAAGCTCACCAAGCCGGGCAGCGTCATCATCGTCGACAACGTCGTTCGCGAGGGCCAGGTGGCCAACCCGGACAGCGAGGACCCGAGCGTCGTGGGCACTCGCGAGCTCCACGACCTGATCGCCGCCGAGCCCCGGGTCAGCGCGACCGCGATCCAGACCGTCGGCAACAAGGGCTACGACGGCTTCACCCTGGCCCTGGTCGTCGGCGAGTAG